One part of the Clarias gariepinus isolate MV-2021 ecotype Netherlands chromosome 24, CGAR_prim_01v2, whole genome shotgun sequence genome encodes these proteins:
- the tmc2a gene encoding LOW QUALITY PROTEIN: transmembrane channel-like protein 2-A (The sequence of the model RefSeq protein was modified relative to this genomic sequence to represent the inferred CDS: substituted 1 base at 1 genomic stop codon), whose translation MPKKSDTAKLAEVGIEIDDSIEDDKKGKSKGKNGKAAAGKQGKAAASEDGGDEDEEAEPRKGRKAANRKKAVPREASEDDSDYDIPPKRCAGNRKRGKPAGGKNKRGKSSKKKSSRYGGLETKKNIGKLLLKKIYNXIVKKKNLNRIKGGEEDEEESMSEGERARLMEEVEEKKKLIANIRSKPWRMKRRLKHLKEAQVFVDKFEGALGKGKGKKLYAFKVMMTKKWIKFQRDFDNFKTACIPWERKIKEVESHFGSSVASYFIFLRWMYGMNLVLFSLTFGLIVIPEVLMGLPYGSIPRKTVPREEQDTAMDYSVLTDFSGYCKYSVLFYGYYNDQRTIGFLKFRLPLSYLLVGIGNFGYSLMVVIRTMAKNADVGGGDGEDSEFTFAWKMFTSWDYLIGNAETADNKFASITTSFKESIVDEQENQKDENIHLRRFLRVLANFLITCILGGSGYLIYFVVKRSQEFAGRDDLSWYEKNEMEIIMSLLGLVGPMLFETIAELEEYHPRIALKWQLGRIFALFLGNLYTFLLALFDEVNEKLVEEQSIKNASIWFMKEYYANYSASNPNMTGTPPPLDPADVIRGPCWETTVGIEFVKLTISDIQVTYLTILIGDFARALIVRFLNYCWCWDLEAGWPSYAEFDISGNVLGLVFNQGMIWMGAFYAPGLVGINVLRLLTSMYYQCWAVMASNVPHERVFKASKSNNFYMGLLLLILFLSLLPVVYTIMSLPPSFDCGPFSGKDRMFDVIIETIELDLPSFMGKLFGYAANPGLIIPAVLLMVLAIYYLNSVSEAYKNANNELKKKMQMARDEEKNRRNNKDSTNQVMKDLEDLLPKSANMQNSEEQAGQKDKHGGGKPSKVKPGSAANGVNLQKDISLASANPHARGPVNRAPGPRTAGPLPGNPGPAPGAGHRKGQ comes from the exons ATGCCCAAGAAAAGTGATACAGCAAAATTAGCAGAAG TGGGTATAGAGATTGATGACAGCATTGAGG ACGACAAGAAAGGCAAAAGTAAAGGCAAAAACGGTAAAGCAGCTGCAGGCAAACAGGGCAAAGCAGCCGCCAGTGAGGACGGAGGGGACGAGGACGAAGAGGCCGAGCCTCGTAAAGGCCGCAAGGCAGCGAACAGAAAGAAGGCAGTTCCGAGGGAGGCGTCGGAAGATGACAGTGATTATGACATTCCTCCGAAGAGATGCGCAGGGAACCGAAAGAGAGGCAAGCCAGCGGGAGGAAAAAACAAGAGAGGCAAAAGTTCCAAGAAGAAGAGCAGTAGGTATGGTGgtttagaaacaaaaaaaaatattggaaaattattattgaaaaaaatatataactaaattgtaaaaaaaaaaaacttaaatcggATCA AGGGGGGggaagaggatgaggaggagtcCATGTCAGAGGGGGAGAGAGCCCGGCTAATGGAAGAGGTGGAGGAAAAGAAGAAGCTGATCGCTAACATTAGGAGCAAGCCATGGCGGATGAAGAGGAGACTCAAACACCTCAA GGAAGCTCAGGTGTTTGTCGATAAGTTTGAAGGTGCCTTGGGCAAAGGGAAGGGCAAGAAACTATATGCTTTCAAAGTCATGATGACGAAG AAATGGATCAAGTTTCAGAGAGATTTTGACAATTTCAAGACAGCCTGCATACCCTGGGAACGCAAAATTAAAGAGGTTGAAA GTCACTTTGGTTCATCAGTTGCCTCGTACTTCATCTTCCTCCGCTGGATGTATGGCATGAACCTCGTTCTCTTCAGTTTGACCTTCGGCCTGATTGTGATCCCTGAG GTTCTCATGGGCCTCCCGTATGGTTCTATTCCTCGAAAAACAGTGCCACGAGAGGAACAGGACACTGCAATGGACtattcagttctcacagactTTAGT ggtTACTGCAAGTACTCTGTGTTATTCTATGGGTACTATAATGACCAGAGAACCATTGGCTTCCTGAAGTTCCGCCTCCCTCTGTCCTACCTTTTGGTGGGCATTGGGAACTTCGGGTATAGTCTGATGGTTGTGATCCGAAC GATGGCTAAAAACGCAGATGTGGGGGGTGGGGACGGCGAGGACAGCGAGTTCACCTTCGCCTGGAAGATGTTCACAAGCTGGGACTACCTCATCGGAAACGCAGAGACGGCTGACAACAAGTTTGCCTCCATAACCACGAGCTTtaag GAGTCCATCGTGGATGAACAAGAGAACCAGAAGGATGAGAACATCCACCTTAGGCGATTCCTGCGTGTATTGGCTAACTTCCTCATTACCTGCATCCTGGGGGGCAGTGGGTACCTCATTTACTTTGTGGTCAAACGCTCACAAGAGTTTGCTGGGAGGGATGACCTGAGCTGGTATGAGAAAAATGAG ATGGAGATTATAATGTCGCTACTCGGACTGGTGGGCCCAATGCTGTTTGAGACTATCGCCGAGCTGGAGGAATACCACCCCCGTATTGCCCTCAAGTGGCAACTTGGACGCATCTTTGCCCTTTTCCTTGGTAACCTGTACACCTTCCTGTTGGCTCTGTTCGATGAGGTCAATGAAAAG ctGGTGGAGGAACAGTCCATAAAGAACGCCAGCATATGGTTCATGAAGGAATATTATGCCAACTACAGTGCAAGTAACCCGAACATGACGGGCACGCCGCCCCCTCTCGACCCTGCTGATGTGATCCGTGGCCCGTGCTGGGAGACAACAGTGGGGATA GAATTTGTAAAACTGACCATCTCAGATATCCAAGTGACGTATCTGACCATCCTCATTGGGGACTTTGCGAGAGCTCTGATTGTGCGCTTTCTTAACTATTGCTGGTGCTGGGACCTGGAGGCAGGCTGG CCCTCATATGCCGAGTTTGACATCAGCGGCAATGTCCTCGGATTGGTCTTCAATCAAGGGATGATTTG gATGGGAGCATTCTATGCTCCGGGTCTAGTCGGCATCAACGTCCTCCGTCTTCTGACCTCGATGTACTACCAGTGCTGGGCCGTCATGGCTTCCAATGTGCCTCATGAGCGAGTCTTCAAGGCTTCGAAATCCAACAACTTCTACATGGGTCTCCTTCTTCTCATCCTCTTCCTCAGCCTGCTGCCTGTCGTCTACACCATCATGTCCCTGCCGCCGTCCTTTGACTGTGGGCCCTTTAG TGGCAAAGACCGGATGTTTGACGTGATCATTGAGACGATAGAACTGGATCTGCCTTCGTTTATGGGGAAGCTGTTCGGTTACGCGGCCAACCCCGGACTCATCATCCCAGCTGTGTTGCTCATGGT tctGGCAATTTATTATCTCAACTCGGTGTCTGAGGCCTATAAGAACGCCAACAATGAACTTAAGAAGAAAATGCAAATG GCAAGAGATGAGGAAAAGAACAGGAGGAATAACAAAGACAGCACCAATCAAGTCATGAAGGATTTAGAGGATTTACTACCCAAAAGCGCGAATATGCAGAATTCAGAAGAACAAGCAGGTCAAAAAG ACAAACATGGTGGAGGAAAACCATCAAAAGTGAAGCCAGGATCAGCTGCGAATGGTGTGAACCTGCAGAAAGACATATCGCTGGCATCAGCAAATCCACACGCTCGAGGTCCTGTGAACCGAGCACCAGGACCCAGGACAGCTGGGCCTCTGCCTGGGAACCCCGGGCCAGCTCCAGGGGCAGGACATCGCAAGGGACAATAG